CTCCAGACTGGACAGCTGTCTCTCCGGCAGCACGGCAGTCGGGCCGGGCAGGGGGAAAGGGGTAGGGCGGGCCGCGGCCAGCACCGGGTACTCGAAGACCGCGTCTCTCAGGTCCAGCTCGGCATAGCGCAGCTGCAGCGTGGCGGTTGACGCCCACCGGGTACGCGCGCAGCTCACCTGACGGGCAGCAATCTCCACCGTCACCGGTTGCTGGAACACCGCACCGTCCAACACCACCCGCTCACCGCACACGAGCGGGCCCAGGTGGGATGCCATTTCAAACCGTGCCTCACTAAACCAGGCGTCACTGACAAAAGACGCCCCACTAAACCAACCGACCCTGCCTAACTTGTCGCGTCAATAAACAGTGGGCAACCACATATCATGTCAGCTTCGCAAGTGGTGCCTGGTACAAGTGCGAACCCCCTGGGCTGATGACGACTGAGTTTCTTCTCCACTGCGCCGATGTCGAAGTACTGTTGTGAAACCTCCTGGGCTGATGACGACCGCCTCACCATGCGGAAGGCGGCGCGCTGTCGAGATGTTGCGAACCCTCTTGGGCTGATGACGACCATCAGCTTCGTGGACTTCGGGTTCTACCTGATCGGGTTGCGAACCCTCTTGGGCTGATGACGACCCCGAGTGTAAAGCCGCAGGTGAAAGCCCCGTTCGAAGACCACACGCGAGGCTTTTCCGCAGCAAGTGGGCGGTGGTGTATCGGGGCTGGTCAGAGGATGTCTCCTGGCCCTCCGAGAGCCACTCCGAGGGTGTTCGTCTCCATCATGATAGGTGAGCGGGCGGTGTAGGTGACGATGCTGTCGTAGTCAGCGTCAATGACTGTTTCAAGGGTGTGCAGTAGGGCTCGGTATTGTGCGGTGGATAGTTCGCCTTGGAATACGCTGCGCTGCGTCCAGTGAAGGTATTGGCGGCAGGTTTTCAGTACTTTTGGATTGCGTTCGACTGCGGTGTCATATACAAGGATGACGAAGATGCGTTTTCACCACCATGGCCTGAATGGCTTGTATGTTTTTTCTTCGAGGC
This sequence is a window from Streptomyces ortus. Protein-coding genes within it:
- the cas2 gene encoding CRISPR-associated endonuclease Cas2; translation: MFVILVYDTAVERNPKVLKTCRQYLHWTQRSVFQGELSTAQYRALLHTLETVIDADYDSIVTYTARSPIMMETNTLGVALGGPGDIL